From the genome of Segatella hominis, one region includes:
- a CDS encoding protein regulator of cytokinesis 1 produces MGQKDNNIGYDDRRRKTDEAQHFMEDRTQLLDTIREMINVEIDRRGGCIEGETMHSKMPPEPHIRKRFFLEWLRSLI; encoded by the coding sequence ATGGGACAGAAAGATAATAATATTGGATATGACGACCGCCGACGCAAGACAGACGAGGCGCAGCATTTTATGGAGGATCGCACCCAACTGCTTGATACAATCCGTGAGATGATAAACGTGGAGATAGACAGGCGGGGAGGCTGTATTGAAGGTGAAACGATGCATAGCAAGATGCCACCCGAACCTCATATACGAAAGCGCTTTTTCCTGGAATGGCTCAGGAG